From Oenococcus sicerae, the proteins below share one genomic window:
- a CDS encoding cysteine desulfurase, translated as MANNPYLADFPILARKVNGHQLCYLDNAATSQKPQVVIDRINHYYTDENANIHRGTHTLAQQATQAYEAVRDHVQHFLNAASREEIVFTRSTTEGLNWLARQWGLSHLQAGDEIVISLLEHHSNLVPWQQVAKKTGAHLRYLAANQQGLIDLAAAEGIINARTKIVSITQVSNVLGSRQPIKQLTALAHEHGAVMIVDAAQSAPHMAIDVQDLDCDFMAFSAHKMLGPTGVGVLYGKQALLDDMSPEFYGGEMVEEVTEQSATFKQGALRFEAGTQNIAGVIAFGSALSYLQQVGFEQIENQDRQLVSYAWPRLQKLNGVQLYGSNDPSDHNGIISFNLDGLHPHDVATIFDDEGIAIRAGQHCAQPLLHYLSLSATCRASFYFYNTIEDVDRLLAAIVDTQHFFNRHLSRESLI; from the coding sequence ATGGCGAATAATCCATATCTGGCTGACTTTCCGATTCTAGCAAGGAAAGTCAACGGCCATCAACTCTGTTACTTGGATAATGCGGCTACCAGTCAAAAACCCCAAGTGGTTATTGATCGGATCAATCATTACTATACAGATGAGAATGCCAATATTCATCGTGGCACACATACGTTGGCCCAACAAGCTACCCAAGCTTATGAAGCGGTTCGTGATCATGTGCAGCACTTTTTAAATGCGGCTTCTCGTGAAGAAATTGTTTTTACACGTAGTACGACTGAAGGCTTGAATTGGCTGGCTCGGCAGTGGGGCCTGAGTCATTTGCAAGCCGGTGATGAGATCGTTATTTCGCTTTTGGAACACCACAGCAACTTAGTGCCTTGGCAGCAGGTCGCAAAAAAAACTGGTGCGCATTTACGCTATTTGGCGGCCAACCAGCAGGGTCTTATCGACTTGGCAGCGGCCGAAGGAATAATTAATGCCAGGACGAAAATTGTTAGTATTACTCAGGTTTCTAATGTGCTCGGCAGCCGGCAGCCGATTAAACAATTAACTGCCTTAGCTCACGAACATGGTGCAGTCATGATCGTGGATGCGGCCCAAAGTGCACCGCATATGGCGATTGATGTTCAGGATCTGGATTGTGATTTTATGGCTTTTTCTGCGCATAAAATGTTAGGCCCGACAGGCGTTGGTGTTTTATATGGCAAACAAGCGTTACTTGATGATATGTCGCCAGAATTTTACGGTGGCGAAATGGTTGAAGAGGTCACTGAACAATCAGCGACTTTCAAACAAGGCGCCTTGCGTTTTGAAGCTGGTACGCAGAACATTGCTGGTGTCATTGCTTTTGGTTCTGCACTGAGCTACTTGCAGCAGGTAGGCTTTGAGCAGATCGAAAACCAAGATCGTCAACTGGTCAGTTATGCTTGGCCGCGTTTGCAAAAATTGAACGGTGTTCAGCTTTATGGTTCAAACGACCCTAGTGATCATAATGGCATTATTTCATTTAACTTAGATGGCCTCCATCCGCATGATGTTGCGACTATTTTCGATGATGAGGGGATCGCGATTCGTGCTGGTCAGCATTGTGCCCAGCCTTTACTGCATTATTTATCGTTATCGGCGACTTGCCGGGCTAGCTTTTATTTCTATAATACGATCGAAGATGTTGACCGTTTGTTAGCTGCCATCGTTGATACGCAGCATTTTTTCAATCGCCATCTTTCTAGGGAGTCTCTAATATGA